A single Cnuibacter physcomitrellae DNA region contains:
- the tatC gene encoding twin-arginine translocase subunit TatC has product MTAAPAPAEAGAPPSAPAGRRMPLGSHLREARRRLLVAAISIAAGVVAGWFLADPVLDVLRAPITALAGTRSASLNYDSVSGAFELRMRVALLTGVVLAAPVWLHQVFAFVMPGLTRRERRYTLGFTLAALPLFLAGCATGLSIFPHMVELLAGFVPSEDTSILQASDYVDFVLKLVVAAGVAYVLPALVVLLNLAGVLPAVRIRAGWRWILLAIVLFSAIATPSADVVSMLLLAAPMTLLFAAAAVVAHLHDRAIVRRLAR; this is encoded by the coding sequence ATGACCGCCGCCCCCGCGCCGGCGGAGGCCGGGGCGCCGCCGAGCGCTCCCGCCGGTCGGCGGATGCCGCTCGGATCACACCTCCGCGAGGCGCGGCGGCGCCTCCTGGTCGCGGCGATCTCGATCGCGGCCGGAGTGGTCGCGGGCTGGTTCCTCGCGGATCCGGTGCTCGACGTGCTGCGGGCTCCCATCACCGCGCTGGCCGGGACGCGCTCGGCGAGTCTCAACTACGACAGCGTGAGCGGCGCGTTCGAGCTGAGGATGCGCGTCGCGCTCCTCACGGGCGTCGTGCTCGCGGCTCCGGTCTGGCTGCACCAGGTCTTCGCGTTCGTGATGCCCGGGCTCACCCGCCGCGAGCGCCGCTACACGCTCGGGTTCACCCTCGCCGCGCTGCCGTTGTTCCTCGCCGGATGCGCCACGGGCCTCAGCATCTTCCCGCACATGGTCGAGCTGCTGGCCGGCTTCGTCCCGAGCGAGGACACGAGCATCCTGCAGGCGTCCGACTACGTCGACTTCGTGCTGAAGCTCGTCGTCGCGGCGGGGGTGGCCTACGTCCTCCCCGCACTCGTGGTGCTGCTGAACCTCGCCGGCGTCCTCCCGGCGGTCCGCATCCGGGCCGGATGGCGCTGGATCCTGCTCGCGATCGTGCTGTTCAGCGCGATCGCCACGCCGTCCGCCGACGTCGTGTCGATGCTGCTGCTCGCGGCACCGATGACCCTGCTGTTCGCGGCCGCAGCGGTCGTCGCCCACCTGCACGACCGGGCGATCGTGCGCCGCCTCGCCCGCTGA
- the tatA gene encoding twin-arginine translocase TatA/TatE family subunit has product MGFFQNLTGWHALILLAVVLLLFGAAKLPALARSAGQSMRIFRSEIKDPDASGKHPGEASEAETETGVVATSPSASAPATRQGRDAAALGGGSASA; this is encoded by the coding sequence ATGGGCTTCTTCCAGAACCTCACGGGATGGCACGCGCTCATCCTCCTCGCCGTCGTGCTGCTGCTCTTCGGCGCCGCCAAGCTACCCGCCCTCGCCCGGAGCGCCGGCCAGTCCATGCGGATCTTCCGCTCCGAGATCAAGGATCCCGATGCCTCGGGGAAGCACCCGGGCGAGGCGTCCGAGGCCGAGACCGAGACCGGGGTGGTCGCCACTTCGCCGTCGGCATCCGCCCCCGCCACCCGGCAGGGGCGTGACGCGGCGGCGCTGGGCGGCGGGAGCGCATCCGCATGA
- a CDS encoding twin-arginine translocase TatA/TatE family subunit, with translation MFGLSLEKLVVLALIAALVLGPHRLPHYAHRLGELVRSLRDLLDVARDSARAEIGGELSLDEWRRLDPRRYHPRSLVREALADDTAPAGGTPADPHTSRESATPPDAIAPSVPRRPRYDSAGRALRTPL, from the coding sequence GTGTTCGGACTCAGCCTCGAGAAGCTCGTCGTGCTCGCCCTCATCGCCGCCCTCGTCCTCGGCCCGCACCGTCTGCCGCACTATGCGCACCGCCTCGGCGAGCTCGTACGGTCGCTGCGCGACCTCCTCGACGTCGCCCGGGACAGCGCTCGGGCCGAGATCGGCGGCGAGCTCTCCCTCGACGAGTGGCGTCGACTCGACCCGCGCAGGTACCATCCCCGCTCCCTCGTGCGCGAGGCCCTCGCCGACGACACCGCCCCGGCCGGAGGCACCCCCGCGGACCCGCATACGTCGCGCGAGAGTGCCACGCCCCCAGACGCGATCGCGCCGTCCGTGCCGCGCCGCCCGCGCTACGACAGCGCGGGCAGGGCCCTCC
- a CDS encoding intradiol ring-cleavage dioxygenase, whose amino-acid sequence MKRIPDPEPTPDGPAYEGRLLDHADEPVVDQGAAFDIRTLISRRGVLSLVGLGVGAVALAACTSTTTGGSSSGSGGSAGGTSTGTATPSTGGGSSTLPAGEIPDETAGPYPGDGSNGPDVLEQSGIVRSDIRSSLDGGATATGVPMTLTLTLTDMANGDAPFEGVAVYVWHCDAQGRYSMYSEEIEGETYLRGVQVADANGQVSFTSVFPACYSGRWPHIHFEVYPDVGSITDSTKAIATSQVALPQSTCEDVYALSEYSGSSSNLAQVSLDSDNVFGDDGGALELATVSGDTGAGYLVSLAVRVDTATTPTAGAAPSGGPGGGGTGPGGTPPQR is encoded by the coding sequence ATGAAGCGCATCCCCGACCCGGAGCCGACACCCGACGGCCCCGCCTACGAGGGTCGCCTGCTCGACCACGCAGACGAGCCGGTGGTCGATCAAGGCGCCGCCTTCGACATCCGCACCCTCATCAGCCGGCGCGGCGTGCTGAGCCTCGTCGGTCTCGGGGTCGGCGCGGTGGCCCTCGCAGCGTGCACCTCCACGACCACCGGCGGATCCTCGAGCGGCAGCGGCGGATCGGCCGGGGGCACCTCGACGGGGACGGCGACTCCGTCCACGGGAGGCGGCTCGTCAACGCTCCCGGCCGGTGAGATCCCCGACGAGACGGCCGGGCCCTACCCGGGCGACGGATCGAACGGCCCCGACGTCCTGGAGCAGTCCGGCATCGTCCGCAGCGACATCCGATCCAGTCTCGACGGCGGCGCCACCGCGACAGGAGTGCCGATGACCCTCACGCTCACCCTCACCGACATGGCGAACGGCGACGCGCCCTTCGAGGGGGTCGCGGTCTACGTCTGGCACTGCGACGCCCAGGGCCGCTACTCGATGTACTCGGAGGAGATCGAGGGCGAGACCTACCTGCGCGGCGTGCAGGTGGCGGATGCGAACGGCCAGGTCTCCTTCACCTCCGTCTTCCCGGCGTGCTACTCGGGACGGTGGCCGCACATCCACTTCGAGGTGTACCCCGACGTCGGCTCGATCACCGACTCCACCAAGGCGATCGCCACCTCGCAGGTGGCCCTGCCGCAGAGCACTTGCGAGGACGTCTACGCCCTGTCGGAGTACTCCGGCTCGTCGTCGAACCTCGCGCAGGTGAGCCTCGACAGCGACAACGTCTTCGGCGACGACGGTGGCGCGCTCGAGCTCGCCACCGTCTCGGGCGACACCGGCGCCGGCTACCTCGTGTCGCTCGCGGTCCGCGTCGACACCGCCACCACCCCCACCGCAGGCGCCGCCCCCTCCGGGGGACCCGGCGGTGGCGGCACCGGTCCGGGCGGCACGCCGCCCCAGCGCTGA